The following is a genomic window from Rhodomicrobium lacus.
CCTCGCGTTCGCCGGAGTCGACAATCGGGGCAAGGCCGCTTAGACATGGGCTGCTGGCGTCGTGTCGAGCGGTTTCCCGCGTCGGCGCGTCCGGTCGTGTGGTGCAGATCCCATAAGGTCGCCATCAATACGGACCCGCACGACACAGTCAGGCACACGACATCCGCAGAGTAAGCCAAGGTTGCCATGACTCACTCTTCCGAAGCCGACATCATCCAAGCTACCGCCCATGAGGATACCTGGCCCGTGACGATCCGCGAGCGCGCCCGCGCCAAGGTCAACCTGACGCTTCACGTGAAGGGCAAGCGCCCGGACGGCTATCATGAGCTTGAAAGCCTCGTCGTGTTCGCCAACGACGTGGCCGACGAGCTGGAATTCAGCCCCGATATCGACGACCGGCTCGAAATCGACGGTGCATTCGCGCCGCTTCTCGATGGCGACAACCTCATCATGAAGGCCAAGCGCGCCGTCGCCGAATGGTTCGACATGGACATTCACGGCCATTTCCGGCTTCGCAAGAACATCCCCGTGGCGGCGGGCCTCGGCGGCGGATCGTCGGACGCAGCCGCAACCATTCGGGCGCTCGTTGCGATCTACGGCGAGAATCGCAAGCCCGAAGAGTTCATCGAAGCAAGCAAGATGATCGGCGCAGACGTGCCCGTGTGCCTTTACGGTCGGGCTGCGTGGATGTGCGGTCTCGGCGAGCGCATCACGCCTGTGCCGCGCGTCGCGCCGCTGCCCGCCATCCTCGTCAATCCGCGTATCAAGCTTTCCACGGCCGACGTGTTCCGTACGCTCGCAGCCGGGCCGCTGGCATCGGGTGAGGAAAACGCGCCGTTCTCGGTTGCGACGGATTGGGATTCGCCGGAAGGCGCCGCCGAATGTCTCGCGCATGGCCGCAACGACCTTGAAGCA
Proteins encoded in this region:
- a CDS encoding 4-(cytidine 5'-diphospho)-2-C-methyl-D-erythritol kinase, encoding MTHSSEADIIQATAHEDTWPVTIRERARAKVNLTLHVKGKRPDGYHELESLVVFANDVADELEFSPDIDDRLEIDGAFAPLLDGDNLIMKAKRAVAEWFDMDIHGHFRLRKNIPVAAGLGGGSSDAAATIRALVAIYGENRKPEEFIEASKMIGADVPVCLYGRAAWMCGLGERITPVPRVAPLPAILVNPRIKLSTADVFRTLAAGPLASGEENAPFSVATDWDSPEGAAECLAHGRNDLEAPAIALEPQVARVLDTVRALDGCVLSRLSGSGPTCFGVFVSAEKAKAAAGALAAAHPNWWVAPTVLA